The proteins below are encoded in one region of Bos indicus x Bos taurus breed Angus x Brahman F1 hybrid chromosome 2, Bos_hybrid_MaternalHap_v2.0, whole genome shotgun sequence:
- the METTL5 gene encoding methyltransferase-like protein 5 isoform X4: MKKLKLKELESRLQQVDGFEKPKVLLEQYPTRPHIAACMLYTIHNTYGDIENKVVADLGCGCGVLSIGTAMLGAGLCVGFDIDEDALEIFNRNVEEFELTNVDVVQCDVCSLSNRMSKSFDTVIMNPPFGTKNNKGTDMAFLKTALEMARTAVYSLHKSSTRESCDTTCQHHTSFIKKNQ, from the exons atgaagaaattaaagctTAAGGAACTAGAGAGTCGCCTGCAACAAGTGGATGGATTCGAAAAGCCCAAGGTCCTTCTAGAACAGTATCCTACCAGGCCGCACATTGCAG CATGTATGCTCTATACAATCCATAATACATATGGTGACATTGAAAATAAAGTGGTTGCAGATCTAGGATGTGGCTGTGGAGTGCTTAGCATTGGAACTGCAATGCTAGGAGCAGG gTTGTGTGTTGGATTTGACATAGATGAAGATGCATTGGAAATATTTAATAGGAATGTAGAAGAGTTTGAGTTAACCAATGTAGACGTGGTTCAATGTGATGTATGCTCATTATCTAACAGAATGTCCAAATCATTTGATACAGTAATTATGAATCCTCCCTTTGGgaccaaaaataataaag GGACAGATATGGCATTTCTGAAGACTGCTTTGGAAATGGCAAGAACCGCAGTATATTCTTTACACAAATCCTCAACTAGAGAA